The nucleotide window GCAGGTTCCGGTTGTGGCTCGCCAGCACCGTGAGCTAACATAGCTAACAGCGAACCAGGAGGCTGAACGATGGCAAAGGCAAAGCGAAGCGACAAACCCGACGTGGGCGCATCCCAGGCGCTCACCGTGTTGAAGAAGAGAAGCCAGGATCACCCGGAGAAGACCAAGAAGAAGCTCGACACGAAGGTCTATGAGAAGGAGCTGGCGAAGCTGCAGAGCGAGCTCTTGAAGTTGCAGGAATACGTGCGGGTGAAGGGCCTCCGGGTCGCCGTCCTTTTCGAAGGGCGAGACGCCGCCGGGAAGGGGAGCGTCATCAAGCGCATCATCCAGAACCTGAATCCGCGAACGTGCCGGATCGTGGCGCTGGGCACGCCCACCGACCGCGAGAAGACCCAGTGGTACTTCCAGCGCTACGCCGCCCAGCTGCCGATGGCGGGGGAGATCGTGCTCTTCGACCGGAGCTGGTACAACCGCGCGGGCGTCGAGCGGGTGATGGGATTCTGCACCGAGAAGGAATATCTCGAGTTCCTGCGGTCCTGTCCGGAGTTCGAGGACATGCTCCTCCGCTCCGGGATCGTACTCATCAAGTACTGGTTCTCGGTCAGCGAGGAAGAGCAGGAGGTTCGCTTCCAGAAGCGGATCAGCGATCCGAACAAGCGATGGAAACTGAGCCCCATGGACCTGGAATCGCGGGCGCGCTGGGTCGACTACTCGCGGGCCAAGGACGCCATGATGGCGGCCTGCGACACCAAGTCGTCCCCCTGGTGGGTGGTGCCGGCCGACAACAAGAGGCGCTCTCGTCTCAACTGCATCGCTCATCTCCTGAGCCAGTTTCCGTACAAGGACTATTCGCCCAAGAAGCTCAAGCTGCCGCCGCGTCAAGTCGACCTGACCTACGTGCGCCCT belongs to Candidatus Binatia bacterium and includes:
- the ppk2 gene encoding polyphosphate kinase 2, which translates into the protein MAKAKRSDKPDVGASQALTVLKKRSQDHPEKTKKKLDTKVYEKELAKLQSELLKLQEYVRVKGLRVAVLFEGRDAAGKGSVIKRIIQNLNPRTCRIVALGTPTDREKTQWYFQRYAAQLPMAGEIVLFDRSWYNRAGVERVMGFCTEKEYLEFLRSCPEFEDMLLRSGIVLIKYWFSVSEEEQEVRFQKRISDPNKRWKLSPMDLESRARWVDYSRAKDAMMAACDTKSSPWWVVPADNKRRSRLNCIAHLLSQFPYKDYSPKKLKLPPRQVDLTYVRPPVSRQKYVPEAY